In Isoptericola jiangsuensis, the following proteins share a genomic window:
- a CDS encoding VOC family protein, which produces MDLTLHTTFLPHTDPEASLRFYRDLLGFELTQDVGQGDMRWLTFVAPTQPGVRLVLTPPVADPGVSDDERRTVVELMAKGVYQSIILATKDLDGTFARLQGSDVEVVSEPTDQPWGVRDCAFRDPAGNMVRIDQVA; this is translated from the coding sequence ATGGACCTCACCCTGCACACCACGTTCCTGCCCCACACCGACCCCGAGGCGTCCCTGCGCTTCTACCGCGACCTGCTGGGCTTCGAGCTCACCCAGGACGTCGGCCAGGGCGACATGCGCTGGCTCACGTTCGTCGCGCCGACCCAGCCGGGCGTCCGCCTCGTCCTCACCCCGCCCGTCGCCGACCCCGGCGTGAGCGACGACGAACGCCGCACCGTCGTCGAGCTCATGGCCAAGGGCGTCTACCAGTCGATCATCCTCGCCACGAAGGACCTCGACGGCACCTTCGCCCGCCTCCAGGGCTCCGACGTCGAGGTCGTCTCCGAGCCGACCGACCAGCCGTGGGGCGTGCGCGACTGCGCGTTCCGCGACCCCGCCGGCAACATGGTCCGCATCGACCAGGTGGCCTGA
- a CDS encoding SRPBCC domain-containing protein — protein MEMGTIERQLYVEATPEVVFAVVSEPEHVRRWWPDEADYPVEPGGTGTIGFATDDATITQRFTVLEVDPPRRFAFRWTHDDGEQAARGNSFLVVFELEPQGTGTRLSMTETGFRERGWAEAQVVAAYEDHVAGWDHFLPLLPRYAEQLEVSA, from the coding sequence ATGGAGATGGGCACGATCGAGAGACAGCTCTACGTCGAGGCGACACCCGAGGTGGTGTTCGCCGTCGTCAGCGAGCCCGAGCACGTGCGCCGCTGGTGGCCCGACGAGGCCGACTACCCCGTCGAACCCGGCGGCACGGGCACCATCGGATTCGCCACGGACGACGCCACGATCACCCAGCGGTTCACGGTTCTCGAGGTCGACCCGCCGCGCCGGTTCGCCTTCCGCTGGACCCACGACGACGGCGAGCAGGCCGCGCGCGGCAACTCGTTCCTCGTCGTGTTCGAGCTCGAGCCGCAGGGCACCGGGACGCGGCTGTCCATGACGGAGACCGGGTTCCGGGAGCGCGGCTGGGCGGAGGCCCAGGTCGTCGCGGCCTACGAGGACCACGTGGCGGGCTGGGACCACTTCCTGCCCCTGCTCCCCCGCTACGCCGAGCAGCTGGAGGTGAGCGCATGA
- a CDS encoding bifunctional nuclease family protein yields the protein MVPVEVLGVRQQQDQEIVVVLLDAAAELAVPIVIGAREASAIAMAQAGVTTPRPMTHDLLRDLLGAVGVDLDRVEIVALDGGIFFAELVLSTGVRLDSRASDAIALAVRTGSPVLCSAEVVASAGVEVVDLAQQREVEKFRDFLDHVQPEDFTTGGGPVEPSPDDTPP from the coding sequence ATGGTCCCGGTCGAGGTGCTCGGTGTCAGGCAGCAGCAGGACCAGGAGATCGTGGTCGTCCTGCTCGACGCCGCGGCCGAGCTCGCCGTGCCCATCGTCATCGGCGCCCGGGAGGCGTCGGCCATCGCGATGGCGCAGGCCGGGGTGACCACGCCCCGTCCCATGACCCACGACCTGCTGCGCGACCTCCTCGGCGCCGTCGGGGTCGACCTCGACCGTGTCGAGATCGTGGCGCTGGACGGCGGGATCTTCTTCGCCGAGCTCGTGCTGTCCACCGGGGTGCGCCTCGACTCGCGCGCCTCGGACGCCATCGCCCTGGCCGTGCGGACGGGAAGCCCCGTCCTCTGCTCGGCGGAGGTCGTGGCGTCGGCCGGGGTGGAGGTCGTCGACCTCGCCCAGCAGCGCGAGGTGGAGAAGTTCCGCGACTTCCTCGACCACGTCCAGCCCGAGGACTTCACGACCGGCGGGGGACCGGTGGAACCCAGCCCCGACGACACGCCACCTTGA
- a CDS encoding SRPBCC family protein, whose protein sequence is MVDILHRIGVKGSASAEVFEALTTVEGLARWWTEDVSGGTGVGEVVAFRFGSLGGFDMRVLVSEPGRRVVWEVVDGPPEWVGTHVSWDVREEAGWTVVLFAHTGWAEPVEFMHHCSTKWATFLMSLKGVVEQGVGAPAPRDVAISDWH, encoded by the coding sequence ATGGTCGACATCCTGCACCGCATCGGTGTGAAGGGGTCCGCGAGCGCCGAGGTGTTCGAGGCGTTGACGACGGTGGAGGGTCTGGCCCGGTGGTGGACCGAGGACGTGTCGGGTGGCACGGGGGTCGGGGAGGTGGTGGCGTTCCGGTTCGGGTCGTTGGGTGGTTTCGACATGCGGGTGCTGGTGAGCGAGCCGGGTCGGCGGGTGGTGTGGGAGGTGGTGGACGGTCCGCCGGAGTGGGTGGGGACGCACGTGTCGTGGGACGTGCGGGAGGAGGCGGGGTGGACGGTGGTGCTGTTCGCGCACACGGGGTGGGCGGAGCCGGTGGAGTTCATGCATCACTGCTCGACGAAGTGGGCGACGTTCCTGATGAGTCTGAAGGGGGTGGTGGAGCAGGGGGTGGGTGCGCCGGCGCCGCGGGACGTGGCGATCAGCGACTGGCACTGA
- a CDS encoding ArsR/SmtB family transcription factor — protein MSTTVDDELWSALGDPTRRRMLDVLVGQGASTATSLAGVLPVTRQAVAKHLLVLERAGLVHAVTVGRQKQFRLDEAQLRRAMAQLADVGAAWDARLSRVRRIAEAIQQDLDGSQEQDRSPAPGPQESTDEPQEG, from the coding sequence ATGAGCACGACGGTCGACGACGAGCTGTGGTCGGCCCTCGGCGACCCGACCCGGCGCCGGATGCTGGACGTCCTGGTGGGTCAGGGCGCGAGCACGGCCACCAGCCTGGCCGGCGTGCTCCCGGTGACGCGGCAGGCGGTGGCGAAGCACCTGCTGGTGCTGGAGCGCGCCGGTCTGGTGCACGCGGTCACGGTGGGTCGTCAGAAGCAGTTCCGCCTCGACGAGGCGCAGCTGCGCCGTGCCATGGCGCAGCTCGCGGACGTCGGGGCGGCATGGGACGCGCGGCTGTCGCGCGTCCGGCGGATCGCGGAGGCGATCCAGCAGGACCTGGACGGGTCGCAGGAGCAGGACCGCTCCCCCGCGCCGGGTCCGCAGGAGAGCACGGACGAGCCTCAGGAGGGCTGA
- a CDS encoding phospholipase D-like domain-containing protein produces the protein MPDAPRSPLVPIHVDIDWQRVRKIVSRTALLAAAIPLTAGATVMAIDKIRGQRYPLDARFPTAPPSDTQIEDTTATVYTYGADLYEAMLEAIGEAKHTVFLETYIWKGDPTGARFKEAVSDAARRGVQVYVIFDGFANLVVPPSFYVFPPQVHVLRFPALRAGLLTLNVRHSGRDHRKILVVDDEVAFVGGYNIGELYATKWRDTHLRLRGPAAWELRNAFVDFWNRWRGAKHPVLRDRGAEHWQPQLRAARNAPSELVFPIRGIYLDAIDRATHHIYITQAYFIPDRDILDALLAAAARGVDVRVLVPERSNHGLADWLARGRYTKLLRGGVRIMLYQGAMVHAKTATIDGRWSTVGTANIDRLSLTGNYEINLEIVDEGVAGKLEDVFRMDESNSRELTYEEWAGRSPLNKIAEKILEPLEPLL, from the coding sequence GTGCCCGACGCCCCTCGCTCGCCCCTCGTCCCGATCCACGTCGACATCGACTGGCAGCGCGTGCGCAAGATCGTGTCACGCACCGCGCTGCTGGCGGCAGCCATCCCCCTGACCGCCGGCGCGACCGTCATGGCCATCGACAAGATCCGTGGCCAGCGCTACCCCCTCGACGCCCGGTTCCCCACGGCACCCCCGTCGGACACCCAGATCGAGGACACGACCGCCACCGTCTACACCTACGGCGCCGACCTCTACGAGGCGATGCTCGAGGCCATCGGCGAGGCCAAGCACACCGTCTTCCTCGAGACGTACATCTGGAAGGGCGACCCCACCGGAGCACGCTTCAAGGAAGCGGTGTCCGACGCCGCCCGCCGCGGCGTGCAGGTCTACGTCATCTTCGACGGGTTCGCGAACCTCGTGGTGCCGCCGTCGTTCTACGTCTTCCCGCCGCAGGTGCACGTGCTGCGCTTCCCCGCCCTGCGCGCCGGCCTCCTCACCCTCAACGTGCGCCACTCGGGCCGCGACCACCGCAAGATCCTCGTCGTGGACGACGAGGTCGCGTTCGTCGGCGGCTACAACATCGGCGAGCTGTACGCCACGAAGTGGCGCGACACGCACCTGCGCCTGCGCGGCCCCGCCGCGTGGGAGCTGCGCAACGCGTTCGTCGACTTCTGGAACCGCTGGCGCGGCGCCAAGCACCCCGTGCTGCGCGACCGCGGCGCCGAGCACTGGCAGCCGCAGCTGCGTGCCGCCCGCAACGCCCCCAGCGAGCTCGTCTTCCCCATCCGCGGCATCTACCTCGACGCGATCGACCGCGCCACCCACCACATCTACATCACCCAGGCCTACTTCATCCCCGACCGGGACATCCTCGACGCCCTCCTCGCCGCCGCCGCGCGCGGCGTCGACGTGCGGGTCCTCGTCCCGGAGCGCTCCAACCACGGCCTCGCGGACTGGCTGGCCCGCGGCCGCTACACCAAGCTCCTGCGCGGCGGCGTGCGGATCATGCTCTACCAGGGCGCCATGGTGCACGCGAAGACCGCCACGATCGACGGCCGCTGGTCCACCGTCGGCACCGCCAACATCGACCGGCTCAGCCTCACGGGGAACTACGAGATCAACCTCGAGATCGTCGACGAGGGCGTCGCGGGGAAGCTCGAGGACGTGTTCCGCATGGACGAGTCCAACTCCCGCGAGCTGACCTACGAGGAGTGGGCCGGCCGGTCCCCGCTCAACAAGATCGCGGAGAAGATCCTGGAGCCGCTCGAACCGCTGCTCTGA
- a CDS encoding helix-turn-helix transcriptional regulator — protein sequence MTRTAADQRLRDLAVLRRVRDRIDRDHAQPLDVTALAADAGMSAGHLSRQFRAAYGESPYSYLMTRRVERAMALLRRGDLSVTEVCFAVGSSSLGTFTTRFTELVGMPPGEYRRRAAAAAAHELPSCVTKQVTRPVRNREAPPRAQP from the coding sequence ATGACCCGCACCGCCGCCGACCAGCGGCTGCGCGACCTCGCCGTCCTGCGCCGCGTCCGCGACCGCATCGACCGCGACCACGCCCAGCCCCTGGACGTCACCGCGCTCGCCGCCGACGCCGGGATGTCGGCCGGGCACCTCAGCCGGCAGTTCCGCGCCGCGTACGGCGAGTCGCCGTACAGCTACCTCATGACCCGCCGCGTCGAGCGGGCGATGGCGCTGCTGCGCCGCGGCGACCTGTCCGTCACCGAGGTGTGCTTCGCCGTGGGGTCCAGCTCGCTGGGCACGTTCACCACCCGGTTCACCGAGCTGGTCGGCATGCCGCCGGGGGAGTACCGGCGCCGCGCCGCCGCCGCCGCCGCCCACGAGCTGCCCTCCTGCGTCACCAAGCAGGTCACCCGACCGGTCAGGAATCGAGAAGCGCCGCCACGGGCCCAGCCCTAG
- the adhP gene encoding alcohol dehydrogenase AdhP, with translation MKAAVVTEFRAPLAVTDVDLPTPGPGQALVKVLYSGVCHTDLHAAHGDWPVKPTPPFIPGHEGVGEVVAVGDGVTRMKVGDTVGNAWLWSACGECEFCETGRETLCPNQQNGGYSVDGSFGQYMLVDATYAPIVPAGVDLAAAAPILCAGVTVYKGLKESEVKPGQWVLISGIGGLGHIAVQYARAMGMRVVAVDVSDDKLALARKHGAEATVNALTETDVVATIQEVTGGGAHGGLVTAVNGKAFPQAVGGLRRGGTVSLVGLPPEQFGLDIFSTVLFGLTVRGSIVGTRKDMAEALDFFARGLIDPTYTVRPLADINAIFDEMLDGKIDGRIVMDMHA, from the coding sequence ATGAAGGCAGCCGTCGTCACCGAGTTCCGCGCCCCCCTCGCCGTCACCGACGTCGACCTCCCCACCCCCGGCCCGGGCCAGGCCCTCGTCAAGGTCCTGTACTCCGGCGTCTGCCACACCGACCTCCACGCCGCGCACGGCGACTGGCCCGTCAAGCCGACCCCGCCCTTCATCCCCGGCCACGAGGGCGTCGGCGAGGTCGTCGCCGTCGGTGACGGCGTCACCCGGATGAAGGTCGGCGACACCGTCGGCAACGCCTGGCTGTGGAGCGCCTGCGGCGAGTGCGAGTTCTGCGAGACCGGCCGCGAGACCCTCTGCCCGAACCAGCAGAACGGCGGCTACTCCGTCGACGGCTCCTTCGGCCAGTACATGCTCGTCGACGCCACCTACGCCCCGATCGTGCCCGCCGGCGTCGACCTCGCCGCCGCCGCGCCGATCCTGTGCGCCGGCGTCACCGTGTACAAGGGCCTCAAGGAGTCCGAGGTCAAGCCCGGCCAGTGGGTCCTCATCTCCGGCATCGGCGGACTCGGCCACATCGCCGTGCAGTACGCCCGCGCCATGGGCATGCGCGTCGTCGCCGTCGACGTCTCCGACGACAAGCTCGCCCTGGCCCGCAAGCACGGCGCCGAGGCGACCGTCAACGCCCTCACCGAGACCGACGTCGTCGCCACGATCCAGGAGGTCACCGGCGGTGGCGCCCACGGCGGCCTCGTGACCGCCGTCAACGGCAAGGCGTTCCCGCAGGCCGTCGGCGGACTGCGCCGCGGCGGCACCGTCTCCCTCGTGGGCCTGCCCCCGGAGCAGTTCGGCCTCGACATCTTCTCCACCGTCCTGTTCGGGCTGACCGTGCGAGGCTCCATCGTCGGCACCCGCAAGGACATGGCCGAGGCCCTCGACTTCTTCGCCCGCGGCCTCATCGACCCCACCTACACCGTCCGCCCCCTGGCGGACATCAACGCCATCTTCGACGAGATGCTGGACGGCAAGATCGACGGCCGCATCGTCATGGACATGCACGCCTGA
- a CDS encoding MerR family transcriptional regulator produces MDSRSEASAQLGAPSIGAQGLLFGEDLTEQDPGTGYRGTTACRVAGITYRQLDYWARTGLVEPSIRPATGSGTHRLYSFRDVLVLKIVKRLLDTGVSLQQIRTAVTHLRERGVDDLAQITLMSDGASVYECTSPDEVVDLVQGGQGVFGIAVGRVWREIEGTLSQMPTETLDDGEDELFHPDDELAARRRARDAV; encoded by the coding sequence GTGGACAGCAGGAGTGAGGCCAGCGCGCAGCTCGGCGCACCCTCGATCGGCGCACAGGGACTGCTGTTCGGGGAGGACCTCACGGAGCAGGACCCGGGCACCGGCTACCGCGGGACCACCGCGTGCCGCGTCGCCGGCATCACCTACCGCCAGCTCGACTACTGGGCGCGCACCGGGCTCGTCGAGCCCTCGATCCGACCCGCGACCGGCTCCGGCACCCATCGCCTCTACAGCTTCCGCGACGTCCTCGTGCTCAAGATCGTCAAGCGCCTCCTCGACACCGGGGTCTCGCTGCAGCAGATCCGCACCGCGGTCACCCACCTGCGCGAACGCGGCGTCGACGACCTCGCGCAGATCACGCTCATGAGCGACGGGGCGTCGGTGTACGAGTGCACGTCGCCCGACGAGGTCGTCGACCTCGTCCAGGGCGGGCAGGGCGTCTTCGGCATCGCCGTGGGCCGCGTGTGGCGCGAGATCGAGGGCACCCTGTCGCAGATGCCCACCGAGACGCTCGACGACGGCGAGGACGAGCTGTTCCACCCGGACGACGAGCTCGCCGCCCGCCGCCGCGCCCGCGACGCCGTCTGA
- a CDS encoding excinuclease ABC subunit UvrA has protein sequence MAAPAEHPADTHDTIRVAGARENNLRDVTVDLPKRRLTVFTGVSGSGKSSLVFATIAAESRRLIDETYPTFLQGFMPSLPRPDVDSLSGITTAILVDQERLGANVRSTVGTVTDANAMLRHLYSRIGDPYVGPPPAFSFNILTAKASGVMSTEKAGGGTEKKIVREQVYLGGMCPECEGRGTVSDLDLSVIIDETRSLNDGAILVPGYKADGWMVRGFSESGFVDGDKPIKDYTDTERHDLLHRDKGKVKALGMNMTYQGLIPKLRESLFSKDPDSLQPHLRRFVEAAAVFAPCPACDGTRLNDSARSAKVAGRNIAEVCRMQITDAADWVRSIDDPGVAPLVRALADLFDSFTEIGLGYLSLDRPSGTLSGGEAQRVKMIRHLGSALTDVTYVFDEPTIGLHPHDIARMNTLLLDLRDKGNTVLVVEHKPETIAIADHVVDLGPGAGTDGGTICYEGTVDGLRASDTLTGRHLDDRAHLKDTVRTPTGTIEIRDARQNNLRGIDVDLPTGVLTVVTGVAGSGKSSLVHGNLAGRDDVVVVDQGAIKGSRRSNPATYTGLLEPIRKAFAKANDVKPALFSANSEGACPTCKGNGRIYTELGFMETVETPCEDCGGKRFQAAVLDYTLAGKNIADVLDLSVTQAHDFFSTGDAKIPAVRTLLGHLRDVGLGYIRLGQPLNTLSGGERQRLKLAMHMGEKGGTYVLDEPTTGLHLADVAHLLRLLDTLVDAGKTVIVIEHHQAVMAHADHILDLGPGAGHDGGTIVFEGTPAQLVAARSTLTGEHLADYVSA, from the coding sequence ATGGCCGCACCCGCCGAGCACCCCGCCGACACCCACGACACCATCCGCGTCGCCGGCGCCCGCGAGAACAACCTGCGCGACGTCACCGTCGACCTGCCCAAGCGACGCCTCACCGTCTTCACCGGCGTCTCCGGCTCCGGCAAGAGCTCGCTCGTGTTCGCCACCATCGCCGCCGAGTCCCGCCGCCTCATCGACGAGACCTACCCGACGTTCCTGCAGGGCTTCATGCCGTCCCTGCCCCGCCCCGACGTCGACTCCCTGTCCGGCATCACCACCGCCATCCTCGTCGACCAGGAACGCCTCGGCGCCAACGTCCGCTCCACCGTCGGCACCGTCACCGACGCCAACGCCATGCTGCGCCACCTCTACAGCCGCATCGGCGACCCCTACGTCGGCCCGCCCCCCGCCTTCTCCTTCAACATCCTCACCGCCAAGGCCAGCGGCGTCATGAGCACCGAGAAGGCCGGGGGAGGCACCGAGAAGAAGATCGTCCGCGAACAGGTCTACCTCGGCGGCATGTGCCCCGAGTGCGAAGGCCGCGGCACCGTCTCCGACCTCGACCTGTCCGTCATCATCGACGAGACCAGGTCCCTCAACGACGGCGCCATCCTCGTACCCGGCTACAAGGCCGACGGCTGGATGGTGCGCGGCTTCTCCGAGTCCGGGTTCGTCGACGGCGACAAGCCCATCAAGGACTACACCGACACCGAACGCCACGACCTGCTCCACCGCGACAAGGGCAAGGTCAAGGCCCTCGGCATGAACATGACCTACCAGGGCCTCATCCCCAAGCTCCGCGAGTCCCTGTTCTCCAAGGACCCCGACTCCCTCCAGCCCCACCTGCGCCGCTTCGTCGAGGCCGCCGCCGTCTTCGCCCCCTGCCCCGCCTGCGACGGCACCCGCCTCAACGACTCCGCCCGCTCCGCCAAGGTGGCCGGGCGCAACATCGCCGAGGTCTGCCGGATGCAGATCACCGACGCCGCCGACTGGGTCCGCAGCATCGACGACCCCGGCGTCGCCCCCCTCGTCCGGGCGCTCGCCGACCTCTTCGACTCCTTCACCGAGATCGGCCTCGGCTACCTCTCCCTCGACCGGCCGTCCGGCACCCTGTCCGGGGGAGAGGCGCAACGCGTCAAGATGATCCGCCACCTCGGCTCCGCCCTCACCGACGTCACCTACGTCTTCGACGAACCCACCATCGGCCTGCACCCCCACGACATCGCCCGCATGAACACCCTCCTGCTCGACCTGCGCGACAAGGGCAACACCGTCCTCGTCGTCGAGCACAAGCCCGAGACCATCGCCATCGCCGACCACGTCGTCGACCTCGGCCCCGGCGCCGGCACCGACGGCGGCACCATCTGCTACGAAGGCACCGTCGACGGCCTGCGCGCCTCCGACACCCTCACCGGCCGCCACCTCGACGACCGCGCCCACCTCAAGGACACCGTCCGCACACCCACCGGCACGATCGAGATCCGCGACGCCCGCCAGAACAACCTCCGCGGCATCGACGTCGACCTCCCCACCGGCGTCCTCACCGTCGTCACCGGCGTCGCCGGGTCCGGCAAGAGCTCCCTCGTCCACGGCAACCTCGCCGGACGCGACGACGTCGTCGTCGTCGACCAGGGCGCCATCAAGGGCTCCCGCCGCTCCAACCCCGCCACCTACACCGGCCTCCTCGAACCCATCCGCAAGGCCTTCGCCAAGGCCAACGACGTCAAGCCCGCCCTCTTCAGCGCCAACTCCGAGGGCGCCTGCCCCACCTGCAAGGGCAACGGCCGCATCTACACCGAGCTCGGCTTCATGGAGACCGTCGAGACCCCCTGCGAGGACTGCGGCGGCAAGCGGTTCCAGGCCGCCGTCCTCGACTACACCCTCGCCGGCAAGAACATCGCCGACGTCCTCGACCTCTCCGTCACCCAGGCCCACGACTTCTTCTCCACCGGCGACGCCAAGATCCCCGCCGTCCGCACCCTGCTCGGCCACCTGCGCGACGTCGGACTCGGCTACATCCGCCTCGGCCAACCCCTCAACACCCTCTCCGGCGGCGAACGCCAACGCCTCAAGCTCGCCATGCACATGGGGGAGAAGGGCGGCACCTACGTCCTCGACGAACCCACCACCGGCCTCCACCTCGCCGACGTCGCCCACCTCCTACGGCTCCTCGACACCCTCGTCGACGCCGGCAAGACCGTCATCGTCATCGAGCACCACCAGGCCGTCATGGCCCACGCCGACCACATCCTCGACCTCGGCCCCGGCGCCGGGCACGACGGCGGCACCATCGTCTTCGAAGGCACCCCCGCCCAGCTCGTGGCCGCCCGGTCCACGCTGACAGGGGAGCACCTCGCCGACTACGTGAGCGCCTGA
- a CDS encoding tyrosine-type recombinase/integrase codes for MVAPPRLELLSVAQAADRYLTSVRVETVRGVLSPATERSYVRDVTELVGLLGGDRVLDDVTGDDVDDALVRYQARADGRYSDPRRKRGPGRSTATVNRFRQSVTRFFGHAVRQCWVQADPMQWAAPPAKVRERLRTERTALSASAAQALLASVDTPAAAPTPTVRTRSDHALGLRDRLVVALLVVLGPRVSELVRADVVDLVREPEGTVWRIVGKGGTPRTVALSTPLAALLEDYLTTLRPRLAARRPDDDDAQRALLLSWRGRRLEAQAVRDLLTRAVARMPEPYRRPATPHALRHTTATLLVADGWDVKVVAELLGHASIATTGVYLDRIDGELAAAIRTHPLAQSLGATSPAPEPLPPGATADGSLR; via the coding sequence GTGGTCGCACCACCCCGGCTCGAGCTGCTGTCGGTCGCGCAGGCGGCCGACCGCTACCTCACCTCCGTCCGGGTGGAGACCGTCCGCGGGGTCCTGTCCCCCGCGACCGAACGGTCGTACGTCCGCGACGTGACCGAGCTCGTCGGGCTCCTCGGCGGCGACCGCGTCCTGGACGACGTGACCGGCGACGACGTCGACGACGCCCTCGTGCGCTACCAGGCCCGCGCCGACGGCCGCTACAGCGACCCGCGCCGCAAGCGCGGTCCGGGGCGCTCCACCGCCACCGTGAACCGCTTCCGCCAGTCCGTCACGCGGTTCTTCGGCCACGCGGTACGGCAGTGCTGGGTCCAGGCGGACCCCATGCAGTGGGCCGCACCACCGGCGAAGGTCCGCGAACGGCTCCGCACCGAACGCACCGCCCTGTCCGCGTCCGCCGCACAGGCGCTGCTGGCCAGCGTCGACACCCCGGCCGCGGCACCGACCCCCACGGTCCGCACCCGCTCCGACCACGCCCTCGGGCTGCGCGACCGCCTCGTCGTGGCGCTCCTGGTGGTCCTGGGGCCCCGCGTCTCCGAGCTGGTGCGCGCCGACGTCGTCGACCTCGTCCGCGAGCCCGAGGGCACGGTGTGGCGGATCGTCGGCAAGGGCGGCACGCCCCGCACCGTCGCGCTCAGCACGCCCCTGGCAGCCCTCCTCGAGGACTACCTCACCACGCTCCGACCCCGCCTCGCTGCGCGCCGCCCCGACGACGACGACGCGCAGCGCGCCCTCCTGCTGTCCTGGCGCGGCCGCCGCCTCGAGGCCCAGGCCGTCCGGGACCTCCTCACCCGCGCCGTGGCACGCATGCCCGAGCCGTACCGGCGCCCCGCCACCCCGCACGCCCTGCGCCACACCACCGCGACTTTGCTCGTCGCGGACGGCTGGGACGTCAAGGTCGTCGCCGAGCTCCTCGGCCACGCCTCGATCGCGACCACCGGCGTCTACCTCGACCGCATCGACGGCGAGCTGGCCGCCGCGATCCGCACGCACCCCCTGGCGCAGTCCCTGGGAGCAACCTCACCTGCTCCGGAACCGCTCCCACCGGGCGCCACGGCGGACGGCTCGCTACGGTGA